A window of the Xenopus laevis strain J_2021 chromosome 9_10L, Xenopus_laevis_v10.1, whole genome shotgun sequence genome harbors these coding sequences:
- the LOC108700843 gene encoding gap junction gamma-1 protein, with the protein MSWSFLTRLLEEIHNHSTFVGKIWLTVLIVFRIVLTVVGGESIYYDEQAKFVCNTGQPGCENVCYNAFAPLSHVRFWVFQIILVATPSLFYLGYAIHKIARTEEHLEQEKRVKHRMFPMRWKQQHGLGDADDDNEEDPMMYPETDIASERSKRECVRSRVKHDGRRRIRADGLMRIYVLQLLFRTFFEVGFLAGQFFLYGFEVTPIYVCDTKPCPHNVDCFISRPTEKTIFLLIMYGVSGLCLLLNIWEMLHLGFGAILDAINSRKESDDTSAYNYPFTWNTPSAPPGYNIVVKPDQIQYTDLSNAKMAYKQNRANIAQEQQYGSSEDNIPANLEHLQQEIQVAQERLEMAIQAYNSHSHLPSSKEKKIKKGSNKSSVSSRSGDGKTSVWI; encoded by the coding sequence ATGAGCTGGAGCTTCTTGACACGCCTCCTAGAAGAAATCCATAACCACTCCACATTTGTGGGCAAGATCTGGTTGACCGTCTTGATCGTCTTTCGCATCGTCTTGACCGTCGTGGGGGGAGAGTCGATCTACTACGACGAGCAAGCCAAGTTTGTGTGCAACACCGGGCAACCGGGCTGCGAGAACGTGTGTTATAACGCGTTTGCTCCCCTCTCCCACGTTCGCTTCTGGGTTTTCCAAATCATCTTGGTGGCAACGCCGTCCCTTTTTTACTTAGGATATGCCATCCATAAAATAGCGAGGACGGAGGAGCACCTGGAGCAAGAAAAAAGAGTAAAGCACCGGATGTTCCCAATGCGTTGGAAGCAACAGCATGGTTTAGGGGATGCCGACGATGACAATGAAGAGGACCCCATGATGTACCCTGAAACTGACATTGCAAGCGAAAGGAGCAAACGTGAATGTGTGCGCAGCAGGGTGAAACACGACGGGCGAAGGCGTATCCGTGCTGATGGACTAATGAGGATTTATGTTCTTCAGCTTctttttagaacattttttgaGGTGGGATTTCTGGCAGGACAGTTCTTCCTGTATGGGTTTGAAGTCACCCCAATATATGTGTGCGATACAAAGCCTTGTCCTCACAATGTGGATTGCTTCATATCACGACCCACTGAAAAGACTATATTCTTGCTTATTATGTATGGAGTAAGTGGTCTTTGCTTGCTTCTCAACATTTGGGAAATGCTCCACCTTGGGTTTGGGGCAATACTTGATGCGATTAACAGCAGGAAGGAGTCTGATGATACCTCTGCCTACAATTACCCTTTCACATGGAACACCCCATCAGCTCCCCCCGGGTACAATATTGTCGTGAAGCCTGATCAAATCCAGTACACAGATCTCTCAAACGCCAAGATGGCTTACAAACAGAACAGGGCCAACATTGCTCAGGAGCAACAATATGGCAGCAGCGAGGACAATATCCCTGCCAATCTAGAGCACTTGCAGCAAGAAATCCAGGTCGCTCAGGAGAGGCTAGAAATGGCCATCCAAGCCTACAACAGCCACAGCCATCTGCCTTcgtccaaagagaagaagatcaAGAAGGGCTCAAACAAGAGCAGCGTCAGCAGCCGCTCCGGGGATGGAAAGACGTCTGTGTGGATTTAG